CTTGAATGTTTCTTATGATATCGAGTGTCTGGTTGCTAATCTTTGCCCGCGATATGCCTCCAAACAAACTAGCTTATCCCGATATATCCCTCATTCATCTGCCATAACTATCTTCTATTCATCCACCCATCTGTGTTGTCCTTCACCCTCATCTCATCACTCCACCCTTCCACTGTCTGTCTGTTCCCCTTGTTCAGCTCGCCTCACGTTTCAATGATGATTTCCCATCACAGAGAACGGATCGTCTTCTTCAGAGCGATGCCCAAGCCCCGAGGATGGACATTCTAGGATTCCTGACTGTTACCAACGACATGCCCCCAGCCTTCGAAAGGCACGACATGACGGTAAGATCCTCCTGTCAATATCGTAGAATTTTACGAAACAAAGTCAAATTCATCTTTACCGTGTTTATTTGGGGGATTTGAAATGAGTGGCAAAAAATTATGAACGTCTAATACTTTCATATCGTTTTTACCAAAGTACTAAAGTTAGCTCGTGCACCTGCATGTACTTAATTTGTGAGTTATGGATGTTACACTGCGTATTACAGGTTAAGACATTCCATTGTCTGGCGATATTCAGTTGTTCATAAAGTCACTGTCACAATCGATGTCTTATTGTTCAGTTCAAAGATAATcgaatttttcttttatttcaccaACCAGCCAAACTTTTTTCGACCAAATCTATGAGGCCCTTTGACAAGAAGatgttttcaaattattaaATTTAAGGTGAAAAAACCCTAGAACCGGAATAACGCCATTTTCGAATTATATCTAAGATCATTTCTATTCGATTTGATTTGTaggatttttattcattttcatttgtttatgatTTGTAATACTTAAAAGAATAGTACCAAGAAAAAGCAATGATTGGAATATTTTGAATTAGGGACTGTTCGATTGTAAATTCTCAGTACCGCTTTAAAACGCTCTTGTGTACACTACTGTGGACTTTTGGATTTAAGCAAAGTTCaacaacctttttttatttttaatagacAAGCAAATATCTTACCGGTGATAAAATAGATTGCTTACTTGATTTGCTGAGTTGCATTAGTCATCAAGGGGATTACCCTTAGCTTTGGATTTCCAATACAATCATTTTGTCTGGTGCTGTGTCCACCATAAATAAATAGGAAAAGAGTGTCATGTGGTGAGGAATTTGTGGTCAGTACATTCTTTCAATTTTAATCAATGTCAATGCAAGTAGCCCTTACGTAACTAGTCTATATGCTTAATGGATTGATTagtttatcaacattttatggcaaTTTATCGCTCTTTTGACGGGCCACGCCCATTTACAGCTCCCTAAATGAGACCGGAAACCGATATTTTTAGACATTCATACCGGCTGCATGGTTGTCATGGTCAGGGAAAATTGTGGGAATTTGTTAATGACTGATTGGACAATATTGTTGCAATTCACTGATATTTCCCAATATCCGTTTGAAGGGCAATGACGATAACGATGGTCACACGTTCCGATGACCAAATcactattaataataatcacaCTGTCTTCCTTCCTCTAATTTCGATATTGTACTCGGACTCGTCTTCATTTTGCTTTCACTAAATGCCATATTATAGACAATGCATTGAAACATAATTGATAGGGGTGGCTCTTTCTTGGGACGGGTACGGTTAATTAGTCACATTGACAAAATTCAAAGCATCTTTTTTTGGCAAAATCGCATTTTCAATGGGTTTTcttaatttgttttaataacaatgatagtaataattcaGGTTCTAATATTGTGTGTTTGAACCTGGTTGTGCCAAATTAAAGAGTGTTTGACTCTCAAGCCAAATAGAAAGTATTTCTTCATATGTCTTCTTGAACAAAACGGACACAAATGGCACGACATGGCTTCCGCTGTGTCTGTTATTCGTGTTTCACACCATCAAATACTTCCTATACAAGGTCTCAATGACACAGTGAATCATCAAATAAAAGACACAAGACATCTTTGACAGTAAAAGGGAAGGAGGGGTATCATGTATTCGTATGACATGATATaggttttaaataataattcttttcatcctatatatatgataaaaagTTTCATTGACTTCGATAaccctcttttttttaaagagatgaTCGTTTTGGtatcaatatatcaataaatactaCATTATATTTTACACCGTCACATTTTTGCTAGACATTACGTGTTCTAAATGTTACACGTAAAGTCATAATTTGTCAAATTGCTGTAATCAGTGATTAAAACTCTATATCAAATGCCTTACTTTTTTCGCGGAATGAAGTGGCACGGCGTTGCAATTCAATCGATGAAGAACTTAGTTCACAATCTTAATGTTGTACTTTATTTACTAATTTTATCTTTCAGGAGGAAGAGCTTTTACCCAAGCACAAATTGTTTCTTGAGTCCTACGAAGAAGTCATGAGGTCCCTGAAGACCGAGGAGATCCTAGCTCTCAGGACTTCTCCCGAATCATACAGCGTTGACTTCACTGACGATTATGACACCTCCGCCATCCAAATCTATAGGCTACTTCACAAAGTCTCTGAATTGGTGAGTCGTCATCACCttggtttttattttaatttatattatttaattttatttaatctaTCTAACATAACgacataaataataaaataaaatgatcacAATAATAGCATGGTTCTCCATGCTCAACAGCTGTGCCATTTCAGCTCAGCTGTTCTACCAAGGAGCCAAATTTTACAATACCTTATGGATGAAATCCTTTTGAAGGGTGGGGACAGGGGAAGTTCAATGGCCATGAAGCCTTCCTGGTGGAATTCGTTTATTCATATGCTTTAAGAATATAAAAGTCCTTTACTTAAAAACATTGCACGAAGGGCTTTAAGTTAAAAATATATGCAATTGGTCacttttaaaattatataaaattcgAACTTTTGTATCACATTAGGCAAATTACTATAAGAGTGATAAATGACTTGCTATTCAGGAAAATAGTACCTCGAAAAGGAATTCGGAATTGTTGTTCCTGAAAGATCACTATTTCTAAAATCAAGATCTTATTTTAGAATATCCCCCAGTTTAATGACCGGCTGTGTATCTTTATTTGGGACAAACCGACATTATAGCTTATTAGGATAATTTTAGGGTGTCTCTTTCAAACATATAATGATACTACACTGTATATGTTAGGATATAGAACTTCGCTCTATGAAAGAAATATTACTTAGCGAAACATCATGTCAAACCGATGTTGTGTTGACTTTGTATCAAACTGTAATATCAAGATGGTAAATATTTCTAATTATAGTTTATATTCGAACctatttcaaattatgattaCATTTGATATAATTATAGAAATCTTACACGAATTTCAAATTTCtctatatttctctcttttacAAAGATGTCAACGCTTAATATCGATGATGAGGGTTCTGAAACCTTTGAGGGATTTGAAGCCGTGCCCCACAATTCCCAGATCCACAACACACGCAGCCTCTACGTTCTACAGAGGATTGATGAATACATATACACTGCCCTTGTCGACTTTAACCGCCTTCTCTCCCTGTCTAATTGAAGTTTCTCCTGATATTCATCACAACTATAAACCTTATGCATGTGACGTCATAATCTTAGCGCCCTCATTCAGAGGCTATAGAAATACGCGTAAACGGAGAGATGTGCAAACTGCACGTAGAGTAATGGCGCCGGCCTCTAAGATGGCGGTGCGATGACGTCCATCCACCAGGTCTATTTTATACTGTATTCCATCGTATGATGCTTCTCAACATTCATGGTActaatcatgtatttatatatttatttatctatttatgggcttacatttttttaacaagCGTTATATAAAAAAGGGGGAGGAAATAATCAATGACCTCCCACCATTGAGATGTTTTTCTTGCACTGGAGCATTGTAAATGTGAGAGAGGGAGATATTTTTGACATCCATTCGTATTACACGCCCCTTAAATTAATAATTACTAATTCCTTATTAATTACTAATTCCTATATCATTTGAATACAATGCTAAATCtgacattatttcatttcatgacatCAGTGCTTCGAGATGTATTCCTCGCACGTACAATGAATTCTTCATCACTTCTATGTCGATTTctttttatgtaaatttttatttccaatcattgtattttgaattaattgGACAAGCATGATCTAGACAATGCCTATCTTTATAATCGGTTGAATTTGATTAGTTAGTTTAGATTTTATAATCGGATCTGATCACAGGTCATTTTGTGCAATAATGTTTTGTTTGTGAAATGAATGCATATACCGCTatttaaatgtgcattttagtATGTCACTATGTGGCACCTGTCAAATGTACATCATTAGCTACTTCGTGTTCaaatgtaaaaacaatcatttaatattttcatgctCGTCTAAAACTAGCCTTGATTTACGTGTCATTTTATGtgctttgttttatttatctttgatatttgaGTCTTCATTTTTCTCTGAAAATTCGTATTATCAATGACAATATAAGGTACAATGTTACAAACATTTTTGATTTGTGGGTAGTTGTTAGTAATGATATCACAAAATGATCCATGATACTGAGATATGAATGTTCTACTGCTCTTTTTGTCACTTAGATGCATTTAAATGTGCTTTCATATTGTAATTTATTGGCCTCTCAAACATTTATACTTTTAAGAGTATTCAGTACTATGCTGTAGgcctgtttatgttttttgtctGATGAAATCATGTATATTTATTGCTTATTGAgcatctatttatatatttattaattaatcaaatatttatgaatatgataaaaaagtATTGTGACGATTTTGAAGAGCATTTTGTAAATcctaaaaaatgttttcaatgtgCCTTTAACGGAATTTAAAGTGTGATTTTACTTGTAAAATATTGAGGGAACAATTTATGTCACTGATGTACTTCCATATTATTCCGTGATGAATAATGTGCCTTTGTGATACCCGACCTTGCCTCTTTCGCCTTTGACGTAACACGaaataaatatctgaaaataatttaaaggttattgcgtg
The genomic region above belongs to Lytechinus pictus isolate F3 Inbred chromosome 12, Lp3.0, whole genome shotgun sequence and contains:
- the LOC129273434 gene encoding uncharacterized protein LOC129273434 isoform X1; translated protein: MANNFQVMQQFVTVAMCCFMVSRANPITAPPTTALPTMVGTTQSTYQSYLLIVQEIEMLRAKFTPMVNRFLASRFNDDFPSQRTDRLLQSDAQAPRMDILGFLTVTNDMPPAFERHDMTEEELLPKHKLFLESYEEVMRSLKTEEILALRTSPESYSVDFTDDYDTSAIQIYRLLHKVSELMSTLNIDDEGSETFEGFEAVPHNSQIHNTRSLYVLQRIDEYIYTALVDFNRLLSLSN
- the LOC129273434 gene encoding uncharacterized protein LOC129273434 isoform X2: MANNFQVMQQFVTVAMCCFMVSRANPITAPPTTALPTMVGTTQSTYQSYLLIVQEIEMLRAKFTPMVNRFRTDRLLQSDAQAPRMDILGFLTVTNDMPPAFERHDMTEEELLPKHKLFLESYEEVMRSLKTEEILALRTSPESYSVDFTDDYDTSAIQIYRLLHKVSELMSTLNIDDEGSETFEGFEAVPHNSQIHNTRSLYVLQRIDEYIYTALVDFNRLLSLSN